tgtaacagtataacattTAACCGTACgacctcgccccgacacgggcggcgaaccagggaccctctgcacacatcaacaacggtcgcgcCACGAAGTaatcgttaccatcgctccagcaaaggccacggcccttgcagagcaaggggcacactacttctaggttcagagcaagtgacgtaactgattgaaacgctagtagccgtacccgctaactagctagccatttcacatccgttacaccggCACTGTTGGTACGCGGGCggaggcacgcacctcagggcgagtgcgggagaaggaacagtgcgtacagggctctggagacgtacaggagcttggtgcgtggtgttggcactcgTGGTACTGGCGGGGAACActcaccactgggcgagtgcgagggctgccacaggagagctgggcgtggggctgccacaggagaggatgtgcgctgagctggcacaggactgcagggctagggaggctcacaggaggcctggtgcgtggtgctggcAACAGTCTTCACCAGAatgctagcacgcacctcaggacgagtatggagagctgactcaggtgaatCAAATCCCGCCACGCTCCTTCAAGCGGAATGCGGTGCTTTATGCTTTATGCTTTATGCAaatccctcatttctctctcctccaatttccccattaattCATCCACAGTCTCCAGCTTCACTCCCCTTACTCACCTCCAATTCCCACCTCGACTGGCTTCTGGTTCCATCTTCGGCTCCTCACAGTAAGCACGGGGAGctggctcaagtctcctactGACCAGCTACACtccgagagcccccccccccaagacatttttggggttgcCAGCCGCTCTGCGTGCCAGCTCCTCATACcggcgcctctctgctttcgctgctccagctctgccttgggggcGATATTCCCGctggttgtgcccagggtcctccgccgtctaatatttcctcccaattccaatagtcctgcgatcgctgctgctgccttgtaatcacgctgcttggtcctatgttggtgggtgattctgtcacgatcgtcgtatggtggaagagaggaggaccaaggcgcagcgtgaaatgaatacatcttctttattaatgaagacgaaaacgaaacgaaacaaacactatacaaactagacaaaataataaacgcgacgaacgtgaagctatataaacaaaagtgcagacacaggcaacttagacatagacaatacccacaaactacctaatgactatggttgcctaaatatggctcccaatcagagacaacagatagaacagctgtctctaattgagaaccaatctaggcaaccatagacatacatacctagactaaacactgccccataaacatacaaaaaaccctagacaatacaaaacacatacatcccccatgtcacaccctgacctaactaaaataataaagaaaacaaagataactatggccagggcgtgacacacaggaACAggatcacccacaacccacaatacaaaacaggctacctaaatatggttcccaatcagagacaacgactaacacctgcctctgattgagaaccatatcaggccaaacacatagaaacagacaaactagacatacaacatagaatgcccactcatatcacaccctgaccaaacaaaacatagaaacatacaaagcaaactatggtcagggcgtgacaacatgattaaatgttttaaaatgtctttTGACCACAATCCTAGGGGGTTTCTTtggaaccttggtgttcatggttatggtcccaatattatggtctgtccagcccactggcattgatcaggcttttaagcattgcaatggtatattacagaaCATCAGATCGATGCATGTGTCTGAACGATGACCCAACTTAATTGAAGATCTAGTAgtatcattaaccatttgtttcaaaccacagtTCTTGGTATATCTCATCAATTTTGTTCTATTCGAATTATTGTGATCCttccaatttatattaaaatcacccaagatAAATACATCTATGTTGCTATCTGTGGCGTGGTCAAACCCAGTACATAAGTCATCCAGATAGGACACCTTAGAGCtaggaggtctatacacacatcctaccaatatGGGTGACTGGTGAGGCAGATGTACTTGAGCCCATAGTGCCTCTATTTGACATACATTAAGGTCATACCTATATTAAGGTCATACCTATATGATTCTCCTATATGATTCTGAATGTACAGTGCTACACCCCCACCAGtcctattcctgtcccttctcagtagactatatccttgattcctgtcccttctcagtagactatatccttgattcctgtcccttctcagtagactatatcctTGAATRTTCATTTGcccatcatttacagatgcatcCAAATGCGTTTCGGTCAAAgccaaaatatgaatattatttatgttgaccaagttaaaaacctaatgtattttgttaggaaggctacatacattaacctGAGCAATATGCAGCCCTTTCCTTAtcaagtggagatcaatagagcatgtattcgttATAGTTGAAGTTGTGATACACTACAACACATAAACTCACATTTGAACATTcaattaaaatagccagggagttactctagagtcctgATACAATTGCCCGTTGATATAAAGTTTATCCATCACCATATAAAGTTTGGAGACTCGTTGATTCAGGCAACGCTTTTCCTTTATGATGGGACATCGTTTTTTTTTCATTGATCTCGGTGGGGAAGTGATTGTGGGGGTTCCTGGGGTTTGGGGAGAAGACGCCAACAACCTCCCCTGCAGTGtcctggagagggtaggggaggttgtTTACCGGGTGCAGCTTCCTCCCAGGGGGAGAAAGGTGGCACTGCACCGGGACAGGTTAGCCCCATACAGAGGGGCGTCTTCTCCCCAAACCCCAGGAACCCCCACAATTCCCCTCTCTGGCAATGACATTCTCCAGGCACCCACCCCCAGGTGCCGCAGACAAGGCTCCAGACAGCCCTCCCCCCCTGTGTCACCGCATGGTTCCCCAGAGCCACGGACTGTATTACCCGTTCCTGCTTCCTTGTCCCCCATATCCCTGCCTTCATCCCCTGGTTCCCAGAGGGGCACTCTGCGACCATCACGGCCACGCAGGCAAAGGAGGCCTCCGGGTCGCTTcagagactttgtttgttccctcggggacgagggactttgtggtgggggggctgtgtagcgacccgcacagacagctgtgtgttatgtgttaggctagtaggtggttgtgttgtactgaccagtacccagtgttcgcggggtccgacatgtcaatcaacctgctatctgccaatcacgggaatgccgggaatgttctgatgccgggcatcctggYggttggcggagtggcgtggaggggggttgggcagggggatggagcattggaagttaagaccaggtttcgcctttgttctctctcttacgtctgggcttcacaagagaaggtcacgattggcttgtgggttatctgtcatttatttggcgtgtgctacggccaaacagtagcctgtgtaaagttggtttaataaaccgtcaattcgcaaactcaagcctctgtctggacaattgttcatttatgatctagtcaggtcattacaatagtGAACAAACTGTAAATGCCTTACAAATGGTTTAATACTTAACATAATAAAGTGTTACCCTTAATTGCATATTCTTGCATTTTACCCTCAACTACTTACACAATACACCATTGAGATAGACCTGGACGTTATCTGATATCATGCAGTATTGTACATTTCAACTTTACTACGCTTGATGAAGACGTTGTGTCACAATTGAGCCACTAGAGGGAGATGTTAAACAACAAATAGAATGACTCATGACGTCCTCAGAATGTACTATTAGAACACTTACATACTATTTATCAATAAGTAACACGGAACAACAACAGCCTTGGGTATTTGGAGTACACAATCCACAATGACTACAATGTATTTTATGAAATAAACTTATTCCTTCTTATGCCTTCTCCAATTCATTCAAATTCAATCCAGACAAATCATTCTGTATCAGCACCACATGTATCAATCATGACAACACTGAGGTAAGTAATGTCAGTGTATTGCTACATGAAATAATTACAACAATTGTAAAACAAAATTATATCAAACCTACGTTTGCCAACCTAGGGAATACAATTATAGGAACTTCAGAGTTAAAATATGTTTAGCTGTCACTTTGAACCATGGATAAAAGAAAGCATAAATTATTGGATTTATTAAGGAATTAACAAGTGGCAGAAAACGGATGAATACTGATAAATTGTCACttaaaaaagacaaaaataataatataaatagtgTTGGAATCCAACAAATGAAATAGTTGAAAACAACAATAGCTAGAGTTTTTGCTGCTTTTCTCTCAGACTTATTTGCCTGTACAGTTTTAACACCAGACACACTGACAGCCTCTTTAGAAAATACCTTTCTGGCCTGTGATCTGGCCACCACAAAGATTTTCATATAAATAGTTATAATAATAGAGCACGGGACAACCATTGTAAATAGAAGGTCAATTATATTACCCCAGATTGACCCTTCAACAATAAAACATTCTTTCAAACACCTACTGGGTACCTGTACATTTGCAATGTTTTTTATATTAGCAGCACGGTATATGATACAACAACACCAGGTAATGGATATACAACACATAattcttgttattgttattttagagtggtacaataagggatcacacacagcaacatagcGGTCAATAGATATCAAGACCAAATTGCCCAGAGATAAAGAAGTACATAAACAAGCAATGTAGGcatgaaacacacagaaatattccCCAAAACCCCAGCATGGTTCCATTATTGCTACAGTCATTACTGGTATCACAACCARTCCCACCAGGAGAtctgacacagccagagagaggatgagcaggttggttggagtgtggagctgcttgaagtgagagatggagatgatcaCCAGTACGTTCAAAAATACTGTAACCGCTGAAATCAATGAAAAGAAGATGTACAGTGTTATGTAGGTAGATGTCGATAGCAAAGCCTTTCTGCAAGAAGAGTTTCTGTCTTGAAAACAGTAAAGAACATCTTCCTTTTTCTCCATTTGGTAAAAATGCTGAGGTCTTGGTCCTGTGTGTGACCCTGTCAGGTCCGCCTTCTGACAAACTCTGAGCTCTGCCTCTCTATTTATCCCTGAGTTACTGACAGCCACTCCCCTCCCagcctcctacacacacacacacgcacgcacgacagcacgcacgcacgcacgcacgcacgcacgcacgcaccacacacaccacacacaccacacacacacacacacacacacacacacacacacacacacatcacacacacactccacacaaatGAACAAGCGGTTggataaacaaaacatttatgaaaGCATGATGTAATGTATTACAGGATTGGATATTGCTGTGCCCAGCTAGCCTGTCCTTCAGCTTTACtgatagagatgagagaaaaggtacattttctccaattcaattcaaatcaaattttatttatctTAAGCGccgaacagtgaaatgcttactttcaagccgtTAACCACcattgcagttttaagaaaaaaaatgtgttaagttaaaaaaagtaaaaaataacagtaacaaataattaaagagcagcagtaaaataacaatagcgaggccatatcttcttatggctagggggcagcattttcacgtttggatgaaaagtgtgcccagagtaaactgcctgctactcagtcccagttgctaatatatgcatagtattagtagatttggatagaaaacactcagaagtttctaaaaatacagatgaaaactatgtagatagtgtggtctaaagcttatcttgagatactctacctcgggcgatcaatagcttgagacttccttagatatcgtacaCCAGCTgttatatacaaaaataaatagcCTGCCACCACTTGTCTTagcagacgccgctgttctatcctaccggtgcagcgtataatcaactagctgtatgttgatagtgttgtcgttcagccacgactccgtgaagtatAAGATTagttttgaatgtcctgttggtagtttaatcttccgcttaggtcatcgattttattctccaaagattccACGTTTGCTActagaatggaaggaagtgggggtttatttgatcgcctacaaattctcagaaRGCAGCTCACGCTTTGGCCCCTTTTTCACCCAAATCACGACGATCTTGGCCtattcccgagaaagcagtatataatTCGCGTCGGCCTCGTAAGACTCGTTAAGAGGAATAAAAGTattctgccagtctgtggtgagtaatcgcagtcctgatgtccagaagttactttcagtcataagagatggtagcggcaaaattatgaacaaaataagtaaaaaaataagttgcaaataaacgaacataaaaacacaatcggttggggacacgtagaacgtcagccttcttctccggagCCATTTTAAGTCACAGTCAACATAGGCCTTTATCTGCAATCAACAAACAAAATGCTTTTTGACTTTGTccctgtaacgatcgtctaatgGAGGAGACCAAAAtgtagcgtggtaagtgttcatattataatttaattcaaaactgaacactaaaacaaaataacaacgagagtGAATGAAAaacgaaacacaaaacagaaaacaactacccacaaacacaggtgggaaaaggctacctaagtatggttctcaatcagagacaacgatagacagctgcctctgattga
Above is a window of Salvelinus sp. IW2-2015 unplaced genomic scaffold, ASM291031v2 Un_scaffold5405, whole genome shotgun sequence DNA encoding:
- the LOC112078220 gene encoding trace amine-associated receptor 13c-like; this encodes MEKKEDVLYCFQDRNSSCRKALLSTSTYITLYIFFSLISAVTVFLNVLVIISISHFKQLHTPTNLLILSLAVSDLLVGLVVIPVMTVAIMEPCWGFGEYFCVFHAYIACLCTSLSLGNLVLISIDRYVAVCDPLLYHSKITITRIMCCISITWCCCIIYRAANIKNIANVQVPSRCLKECFIVEGSIWGNIIDLLFTMVVPCSIIITIYMKIFVVARSQARKVFSKEAVSVSGVKTVQANKSERKAAKTLAIVVFNYFICWIPTLFILLFLSFLSDNLSVFIRFLPLVNSLINPIIYAFFYPWFKVTAKHILTLKFL